The segment CCTGTCGATAAGCATGTTTTTCTTTGTGGCCCATAGGAGATAACCCCTTTCTGCTTGGGTTACCTTAATTATGAGCCTACGAATTAAAAACAGTATGTATCCGATAGGTATTCGGTTACATTTAATTTGAGCCTACGCGCCTGCCAAAAAAAATAAAAACGGTATTGCAAACCCCCGCCGTCCATGGTATAATAAAATTGTCTGAGAGAATAGTCCCCAAGGACCCTGTTATGCCTCACAAAGAATCAATGTACGAGCGCCGTAAACATGCGCGCCTTCCCATCGAACGGCCCCCGTTTCCCGTGTCGTTCAGGTGCAACGGCGGCCACCTGTCGGCGTTTGTCGAGGACATATCGGCGTCAGGAGCAAAGCTGCGCATTTCGGAAGCAGGGGACCATATCCCGTTTCTGGTGCAGGGCGAGTTCACCTACACCTTCCATACCGCGCTGGGCCCCACCCAATGCAAGGCGCGCACCGTGTGGGTCCAGCGCAAAGGCGTGGATTTTTTCTGGGGCGTTGAATTCATACGGCTCGATTCCAACGACAGCAATCCGCTTAACGTCATCATCAAAGACCTCAATACCCAGGCGATGTGACCGCGCAGTTTATAATTATTCAGGATGCCGAATAATGCCATCCCCGCCTTTCATTTTTCCATAGGCAAACTTATTTTATCGTACGCGGTATGAGAATCACTTCTGCACTATTTCCCGTTCTTTTTCTTGCCGGATCGTTGTACCCGGAGCCGATCGTGATTACGGGCAAAATGCTGCCGGCGCATCTCGGCTCCATCATTCAGAATATCCGGATAACGGACCACAAAGGCGTTTGCATCCCGTTCCAGATAGACGAAGTTGAAGACAACGATTATGTCTGCACTTCGGGCAAAGAGCCGAACATCGGCAACGGCATTCTGGACTCGGCGGACGAGATCGTTTTTTTATGGGAGGACGCGGACACGGTTGGACCGGCAAACAGCATCGGCACGGATCAGAATGTCATTACCCTTGCCCACGGCCGGGAAAAACGGTATGTTTACCTGTTGCATGACGCGTCGATCCCGCTTTCAAAAGTCTCGTACATCCAATATGACGAGCGCAGCGAACGGATACGCACCCCGTATTATTACGCCTGCTTCGGCCACGACCGGTTCCATTTTACAAGCGCCGGCATCAAGTACAATGCAAAGGACGCCTACCTCGACCTTACCAACGAACTGCGCATAAAAATATTTTTAAGGGCCCTGTGGGGGCTTTTGCCCATCACTTATACCGAACAGAGCATTGTCTGCCTTGTAAAGCGGTACAAGGCCGGCCCGGTGCGGCTCATCAGAAGGGGAGATTTTTATTTGAAACTCGGTCTCTTCCTGCAGGGAAGCAACGCGGCGGTGAACCAGATTTGCTACCCCCAGATGGTGAGGGTTCCCGTGTATGTCCATCTTCCCATTCGCTTTCGGGTTCTGTTCAAGGAGGCATGGATAGAAATGACGCCGGTGTTCACCGACAACGCAAAGGATTTTACCTTCGAGGTGCCGTCGCGCAACATATCGTTTCCGCTCGGTACGCAGGACAGGACCGACACGCTCATACAAAAGAACCCGAACCATTCGTGCATGACGGCCCACAACGGCACCATGGGGTACGGCTGGTTCCTCGACGCGGGCATGGAGGAACGGTTCCTTGACGGAAGCGGATATTGCGTCAGCGTGCCGTCGGAGCGGTTCGGCATCGGCCATTGCGGGTTCCGGCTCACGGTCCGCGATTTGCCGAAAGGATATTACCTGATAGGGAATTGGGTATTATTTTCTAGAAACGGCATAGGCGGTCTTTTGGATGCATGCGACCGCCTTGCGGACATGGCGACGCTCACCGTAAGGGGAGATCCCGCCAGCTACAGAAACCAACTCGGCAAGGTCATGCCCTTTCGAAAACAGTAGGATTCATCTCATGGCAAAACGGAAACAACCGCGAGTCGATAAGACTGACTACGAAGCACTTCAGCTTCCGGATCTCTGCAAGCTGGTGATGGATCTTTCAGTGCCGTTTGAGGATCTCGCCGAATATGTCGAAGACAGGACCTATGCGCTTTGCGCCGGCGGCAAATGCAGTGATGCGGTGGGCGAGCTCAACCGCGTCGCCTCGTTTTTCGAGGCCATGGAGGCCAAAAACGAGGAGAACTGCCGGGACCTTGCCGATATTTACATCCTGATAGGCGAGGTGAACCAGTATGTCGGGTGTTTCCAGGAAAGCATCGAATGGTTTAAAAAGGCGGCGGTCGTGTTCGACCGCTACGCGGTGCCGTACCACAACCTTGCCTCGTCATACATTGAACTGGGGGATTACAAGAACGCCGTAAGAAGCCTGGAGCAGGAAATTCTGCTCGAGCCGGGAAATTATTTCTCGAGCCTGAAACTCGCGGACTTGTACGAGCAGCAGGGCGAGTTCAAAAAAGAGGAGGAGTGCCTCGAAAACGTGCTTGCGCGGAACCCGGAGAACATCCAGGCCCTGCACAAGCTCATCACGCACTACGAACGGCAGCAGCCCCATATCGACGTGAAACTGCTCAGAAAGCGGCTGATCGCCATCGGCAAGGTGTTCAGCGAGTTGGAAATGGTAATCCGTGTGTACCACCTGTGCATGCTGCAGTCGTTCTCGGAAGCGCTTGAGTTTCTCAACACAAAGATAAAGGACAATCCCGGCATGACCATCCTTCACCTTCTTAAGGCGTTCGCGCTCGGCGAACTCCGCCAGTATTCCAAGAAACGCAGGGAACTGGTCGAGTTCAAGCAGCATTGCCACGGGAAAATCGAATACATGAAGAGCAAGCTTGACGAATTCGAGCACATATTCGGAAAAAAGGCGGTGACGAGATTGGGAAGGATATTGGTGGTGACCAATCCGAATATTGCCAGATAAACATCGACCATGAAGTCTTGAAGTCGGAAGGTCTGAAAGTCTTAAATTCCAAAAGTCTTAACATCGATGCCCTTCCGCAGATCTTGAGACTTCTGGACTTTAAGACTTTAAAGACCTTTTTAAAAGGAGAATAATGTCATTCCCTGTTCGTGTCAGATTCGCCCCTTCTCCCACCGGCTATCTCCACGTCGGCGGCGCAAGAACCGCGTTGTTCAATTATCTCTTTGCTAAACACACCAACGGGACTTTTATCCTGCGTATTGAAGACACCGACAGAAACCGCTTCGTTGAAGGCGCCCTCAGGGAAATTTATGGCAGTTTAAAATGGCTCGGTCTTACTTGGGATGAAGGGCCAGAGGCCGGCGGGAATTTTGGACCCTACGTTCAATCGGAGCGTCTGGATTTATATAAAAAAAACGCTCAGGCCCTGTTGGACAAAAGTCTCGCTTACCCGTGTTTTTGCACGCCACAGAGACTCGAAGAAGTCCGCAAGGAGCGGGAAAAAGCCAAGATGCTCACAAGCTACGACAGGCATTGCAGGGATCTTTCCAAAGAGGAAATACAAAAGAACCTTGATGAGAATAAGCCGTTTGTTGTCAGGCTTAAGATACCACATGATAGAAATATTGTATTTACAGATATGATAAGGGGTTCCATTGAGTATAAAAGCGAGGTTCTTGATGACTTTGTCCTGCTCAAGTCAGACGGCTATCCCACATACCATCTGGCCAACGTCGTTGACGACCATGAAATGGAAATCTCGCATGTGCTGCGCGGCGACGATTGGATAGCGTCAACCCCGCGCCATATTCTTCTGTACGAAGCGTTGGGGTGGACGCCGCCGCTGTTCGCACACATGCCCGTGATCCTCGATCCGTCGGGCGGCAAGCTGTCGAAGCGCAAAGGCGCTGCCTCGGTCATGGATTACAAGAATGCCGGAATCCTTCCCGACGCGCTCTTCAATTTCCTCGCGCTGCTGGGCTGGGCGCCGGGCGGGGGCGATGAGCGGGAAAAAATGACGCGGGAAGAGATCATTCAGGCGTTTTCCCTTGAAAAGATATCTCCAAAAGGCGCCGTACTTGATGAAAAGAAATTGGATTGGATGAACGGCCAGTATCTTGCCGAATCGAGCGCGGAATCGCTTGCTCCGGAGGCTTTCAGGTTGTGGAAGGAAAAAGGAATGGTGCCCGCTGACAAACCCGCAACCGATCCCTATTTACTTTCGGTGATAAACCTCCTCAAGGTCAGATCGAAACGGCTGACCGAGCTTGTGGACAATTCCACCTACTTTTTTAAAGATCCGGAAACTTACGAAGAAAAGGCTGCGAAAAAGTATTTTACTCCGCAATCCGCGGCCGTGTTAACATCATTGGTTGACAAGCTTGTGCCGGCAGAACCTTTTTCAAAAGATGCTCTCGATGCCTTGTATCACAAATTCGCGGCTGACTCGGGCACGCAAATAGGGGAGCTGGTGCATCCGTCAAGACTGGCGATCAGCGGAGCAAGTTTCGGGCCTGGGTTGTTTGAGATGATGGAGACTCTGGGCAAGGATGTAGTTTTAAGAAGGATGAAAAGGGCGATAGAAAAAATAAAATAAAAAAGTAAATCTTAATAAGGGGGAAGTCTCCCCCGGGCCCCCGGCTTCCGCCGCATCCTCAATGTCAATTAAAAAAAGTATTCCGGGATGCGCCGGTGATCCGGGGGCACACCCCCTCTTTGGCGCCGATACTCCCGTAATTCGCGGATGGTGTTTGTGGCTGGCGAGACAGAGGCTGTAGCGCAAGCTATTATTTTGTGGAAGAAGACAAATATTATAAGTTTGAGTGGAAGAAAAATATTATATCACGAATTTTCGATTGGCGCCACTAAAAGTATTTGGCGAATAAAAACTCCGCCGCCGCGTTAGGCAGGAGCGGAGGCCGCGCTGGAGCACGGTGCTGCCCGGCCCTCGCTGTCAGGCATATAGGGGCCGTGGCAGCCGGAGCCGGAGGCGAGACCGAAGTGAGGGCCGACCCGAGACTGAGGTTTACCGAAGGTGAGGGAAACGCCCAACAAAATTTGGAAATTCAATCAGAAGGATAAATAATGTTAGAAGCAAACAAAACAAATCCAGAATCAAATTCACCGAACCCCGAATCCGAAAAACCGTCAAACTTCATCCGCGAAATCGTCAAGGAAGACCTCGCTTCGGGCAAGGTCAAGAAGGTCGTGACGCGGTTCCCGCCGGAACCGAACGGCTATTTACACATCGGACACGCAAAGGCCATCAGCATCGATTTCGGCATGGCAATGGAGTTCGGCGGCGAATGCCACCTGCGCTACGACGACACCAACCCGAGTAGGGAGGAGCAGGAATACATCGAGTCTATCCAGCGCGACGTGAAATGGCTTGGCTACGACTGGGGAAAACACCTGTACTACGCCTCTGACTACTTTGACAAGATGCACGAATGGGCCGTGCACATGATCAAGACCGGAAAGGCATATGTGTGCGATTTGACGGCCGACCAGCTCAGGGAGTACCGCGGCACGCTCACGCAGCCGGGAAAAGAAAGCCCATACCGCAACCGCACCATTGCCGAAAACCTCGACCTGTTCGAGCGCATGCGTAAAGGCGAGTTTCCCGACGGTTCGCGCACGCTGCGCGCGAAAATAGACATGGCGTCGCCGAACGTGAACATGCGCGATCCCGCCATGTACCGAATTCTCAAAGTCCCGCACCACCGCCAGGGCGACAAATGGAACATCTATCCCATGTACGACTGGGCGCACGGCCTCGAGGATTCAATCGAAGGCATCACGCATTCGCTGTGCTCGCTCGAATTCGAAGACCACCGGCCGCTGTACAATTGGTTCCTTGACCAGGCGCCGGTGCCGTGCCATCCGCGGCAGATCGAGTTTGCGCGTCTCAACCTCACCTACACGGTCATGAGCAAGCGCAAGCTGCTCCAGCTCGTGCAGGAAGGCTTCGTGTCGGGCTGGGACGATCCGCGCATGCCCACGATCTCCGGCATGCGACGGCGCGGCTACACGCCCGAAGCCATCCGCAATTTCTGCGAGCGGATCGGCGTTGCCAAACGCGACAGCATGGTGGACGTTGCCCTGCTCGAGCACTGCGTGCGCGAAGACCTCAACAAGCGCGCACCGCGCGCCATGGCGGTGGTCAACCCGCTCAAGGTCATCATCGACAACTATCCCGACGGAAAGACCGAGGAAATCGACGCCGTGAACAACCCGGAAGACCCGTCCATGGGCAGCCGCAAGGTGCCCTTCTCAAAAGTGCTGTGCATCGAAAAAGAAGATTTCATGGAAAATCCGCCAAAAAAGTTCTACCGGCTCTCGCCGGGCAGGGAAGTACGGCTCCGTTATGCCTATTTCATCACGTGCACGAGCGTGGAGAAAAACGCGGCGGGCGAGGTGACCGCATTGCACTGCACCTACGACCCGGCAACGCGCGGCGGCGCGGCGCCCGACGGAAGGTCGCCAAAGTCAACCATGCACTGGGTATCGGAACAGCACGCAATTTCAGGTGAATTGAGGCTGTATGAATATTTGCTGACAAAAGAAGATCCGGCAGATGTTCCGGAGGGCAGCGACTTCAAGGCGCTCATCAACCCGAATTCGCTCAAGGTGGTGAAGGACGCGATGCTGGAGCCCGGACTTGCGAATGTCAAGCCAGGCGACAAATGCCAGTTCGAGCGGGTGGGATATTTCTGCGCGGATTCGGTGGACAGCAAGCCGGGGAGGCCGGTGTTCAACAGGACGGTGGGGTTGAAGGATACGTGGGCGAAGGTGCAGAAAAAGATGAAATAGGGGAAGAGAAGATAGCCACAGAGACACGGAGGGCGCGGAGAAGAAGTAAAGAGAGTGCAACCTGGAAATGGTAGGAATAGGTGGCGAAAAAATAAAAAGTTAGATCTTTAATGTTGATGCAATGCCCCACCCACAAAATAGGAGCGATCCCAAATAAGCTTGCAGCAATTCCTCGGATAAAGTATTTACGTACGCAACCGAATCCGAATACGATGCCTCCGAGAGCGCTCACGAAAGAACCCCGCAGCCTGCATTTAATCACTATATTTTTCTCTGTGCCTCCGTGTCTCTGTGATCATCTTATTTTTTTTCTTCCCCAAAACAAAAAACCCCTCAGGACGTTTGTCCCGAAGGGTTTTTATGGTGGAGCTGGACGGGTTCGAACCGACGACCCCCAGACTGCCAGCCTGATGCTCTCCCAACTGAGCTACAGCCCCACAAAACGCTATTTTCGTATTAAAAATTACTACTTACTAGTGAAAATGTCAATCCATAACTGTCTTTGACAGCCAATGTTGTCAAATCATTCCCTTTACTTTCATCACCGTCACCGCGCCTGCCAGCGCCGCGCAGGCTACGGCGACGATCCAATCCGCGGCCTTCATCCCGTACCGTTCCCTCATGTCGATCTTATTCTTCGGGGAGAACCCCTTTGATTCCAGCGCAGCCGTGAGCGTCTCGGCCTTCTTGATGCCCGTGAGTATCAGCGGGACCAGGAGGGGAGCATAGGCTTTTATCCTTTTGACAAGGGAACCCTCAGCCGCGTTGTTGCCGCGGACCTTCTGCGCCTCCACGATGGTGAACCCGGTGTCGATAAAGACGATGACGAGCCTGAACGAAAGAGAAAGGGCAAACGCGATGGGATAGGGAACGCCGAGCAGCATGAGCCCTGCCGAGACTTCTTCGAGCGAGGTGATTGAAAGATACAGCAGCCCCGCGCAGAGCAGATCGACGAACCGAATGCTCATCGCCGCCGCATACGCGTAGGCGTTGGCGCCGCTGATGCGGTAGAAAAGCGCCCAGAGCACAAACGTGGCGGCTGCAATCATCATGAACAAAACGCCCATCCGAGCGATGTTCCCGAGGCTTTTCGCCGCGATAAAAAGCGCCGCCATGCAGGCGAGAAGCGCAAGCAGCCAAACAATATCGGCAATCAAGGCCGCGGTCAGAAAAAGAACGGCGAGCATCAGGATTTTAGTCCTGGGATCGAGCCGGTGGAGGAACGTGTTCTTTTTTATGTATAAGAAGACGCTCATTCCGCACGCTCCAGTTGTTTTTTCCAGCATTGCAGGAATTCCCCGGCGTTAAGCAGCGGCCTGTTGTTCAGCTCCAGGGAAAGCTTCATGATGTCCGTCCTGCTTGCCCTTGATTCGGACAACAAGTCCGCGTCATTAAAAAAATCCCTGCACGGGCCGTAAAACAATATGTGCCCGTTTTTCACGGCAAGCACGGTCCGGCCAAACGAAGCGGCTGCTTCCATGGAGTGGGTTATCATGAGGACCGTCTTGCCCTTGTCGTTAAGGCCTTTTATGATGCGCATCATCTCGCTAAGAGAGGGAA is part of the Chitinivibrionales bacterium genome and harbors:
- a CDS encoding PilZ domain-containing protein, translating into MPHKESMYERRKHARLPIERPPFPVSFRCNGGHLSAFVEDISASGAKLRISEAGDHIPFLVQGEFTYTFHTALGPTQCKARTVWVQRKGVDFFWGVEFIRLDSNDSNPLNVIIKDLNTQAM
- the gltX gene encoding glutamate--tRNA ligase, which produces MSFPVRVRFAPSPTGYLHVGGARTALFNYLFAKHTNGTFILRIEDTDRNRFVEGALREIYGSLKWLGLTWDEGPEAGGNFGPYVQSERLDLYKKNAQALLDKSLAYPCFCTPQRLEEVRKEREKAKMLTSYDRHCRDLSKEEIQKNLDENKPFVVRLKIPHDRNIVFTDMIRGSIEYKSEVLDDFVLLKSDGYPTYHLANVVDDHEMEISHVLRGDDWIASTPRHILLYEALGWTPPLFAHMPVILDPSGGKLSKRKGAASVMDYKNAGILPDALFNFLALLGWAPGGGDEREKMTREEIIQAFSLEKISPKGAVLDEKKLDWMNGQYLAESSAESLAPEAFRLWKEKGMVPADKPATDPYLLSVINLLKVRSKRLTELVDNSTYFFKDPETYEEKAAKKYFTPQSAAVLTSLVDKLVPAEPFSKDALDALYHKFAADSGTQIGELVHPSRLAISGASFGPGLFEMMETLGKDVVLRRMKRAIEKIK
- a CDS encoding glutamine--tRNA ligase/YqeY domain fusion protein, whose translation is MLEANKTNPESNSPNPESEKPSNFIREIVKEDLASGKVKKVVTRFPPEPNGYLHIGHAKAISIDFGMAMEFGGECHLRYDDTNPSREEQEYIESIQRDVKWLGYDWGKHLYYASDYFDKMHEWAVHMIKTGKAYVCDLTADQLREYRGTLTQPGKESPYRNRTIAENLDLFERMRKGEFPDGSRTLRAKIDMASPNVNMRDPAMYRILKVPHHRQGDKWNIYPMYDWAHGLEDSIEGITHSLCSLEFEDHRPLYNWFLDQAPVPCHPRQIEFARLNLTYTVMSKRKLLQLVQEGFVSGWDDPRMPTISGMRRRGYTPEAIRNFCERIGVAKRDSMVDVALLEHCVREDLNKRAPRAMAVVNPLKVIIDNYPDGKTEEIDAVNNPEDPSMGSRKVPFSKVLCIEKEDFMENPPKKFYRLSPGREVRLRYAYFITCTSVEKNAAGEVTALHCTYDPATRGGAAPDGRSPKSTMHWVSEQHAISGELRLYEYLLTKEDPADVPEGSDFKALINPNSLKVVKDAMLEPGLANVKPGDKCQFERVGYFCADSVDSKPGRPVFNRTVGLKDTWAKVQKKMK
- a CDS encoding energy-coupling factor transporter transmembrane component T, with translation MSVFLYIKKNTFLHRLDPRTKILMLAVLFLTAALIADIVWLLALLACMAALFIAAKSLGNIARMGVLFMMIAAATFVLWALFYRISGANAYAYAAAMSIRFVDLLCAGLLYLSITSLEEVSAGLMLLGVPYPIAFALSLSFRLVIVFIDTGFTIVEAQKVRGNNAAEGSLVKRIKAYAPLLVPLILTGIKKAETLTAALESKGFSPKNKIDMRERYGMKAADWIVAVACAALAGAVTVMKVKGMI